A stretch of Lactuca sativa cultivar Salinas chromosome 6, Lsat_Salinas_v11, whole genome shotgun sequence DNA encodes these proteins:
- the LOC111907061 gene encoding uncharacterized protein LOC111907061: MVGKNLKHTPLAPKREQRLNPYLEESEEEPEADPEEKSEEEPEEDPKEESEGEPEAEAKGGPAELVVDQEEEEAEGDLKEDPNKDEDGDSDAESEFINPHYPIRVPAYRVGPTGPTPPWGIELWRWSRHQGQQPPFGMSPEFYDPRDGGQTDCALLVMVRRLQNTGDLAQSTTDQMHQMWTRVKRTEQET; the protein is encoded by the exons ATGGTAGGAAAAAACTTAAAGCATACCCctttagcaccaaaaagagaacaacGACTTAATCCATAC CTGGAAGAATCAGAGGAGGAACCTGAAGCAGACCCTGAGGAGAAGTCTGAAGAGGAACCCGAGGAAGACCCCAAGGAGGAATCTGAAGGGGAACCTGAGGCGGAAGCCAAAGGCGGACCCGCCGAGCTAGTGGTGGACCAGGAGGAGGAAGAAGCCGAAGGAGATCTCAAGGAAGATCCCAACAAAGACGAAgatggtgattcggacgcagagtccgaattCATCAACCCCCATTATCCGAttagggtgcctgcttatcgggtaggccccactggtcctacacccccctGGGGTATCGAACTTTGGAGGTGGAGCAGGCATCAGGGACAGCaacccccgttcggcatgtcaccCGAGTTCTATGACCCGAGGGATGGAGGACAGACCGATTGTGCTCTTctggtcatggtgagacgattgcaGAACACAGGCGACCTAGCTCAGAGCACCACTGATCAGATGCACCAGATGTGGACTAGGGTCAAGCGCACAGAGCAGGAAACATGA